A genomic stretch from Pontivivens ytuae includes:
- the sdhD gene encoding succinate dehydrogenase, hydrophobic membrane anchor protein — MDYRTDYKRVMGLGSAKDGTEHFWQVKLSSIALAILIPLFIFTFGRTLGSDYETALAVYSQPFPAIVAALTLVVGWMHFKQGVQVLIEDYTGGATRTALIVATTCLSYAAAAAGIFAVARIAL; from the coding sequence ATGGATTATCGCACCGACTACAAGCGCGTGATGGGTCTGGGCTCGGCCAAGGACGGGACCGAGCATTTCTGGCAGGTCAAGCTCAGCTCGATCGCGCTGGCCATCCTGATCCCGCTCTTCATCTTCACCTTCGGTCGCACGCTGGGCAGCGACTACGAGACGGCGCTCGCCGTCTACTCCCAGCCCTTCCCGGCCATCGTCGCGGCCCTGACGCTCGTCGTGGGCTGGATGCACTTCAAGCAAGGCGTGCAGGTCCTGATCGAGGACTACACAGGCGGCGCCACGCGCACCGCCCTGATCGTCGCCACGACCTGCCTGAGCTATGCCGCGGCGGCCGCCGGCATCTTTGCCGTGGCCCGCATCGCGCTCTGA
- the sdhC gene encoding succinate dehydrogenase, cytochrome b556 subunit, with protein sequence MADVNRGNRPLSPHLTIYKPQLTSVTSILTRITGNALLVASLLIVWWFLALASGPEAFATANGLITSILGDLVMLGSVWALWYHFLAGLRHLYWDTGRGLDLETAYKLGWGVVIGSGVLTILTIIAV encoded by the coding sequence ATGGCCGACGTCAATCGGGGCAACCGCCCGCTTTCGCCGCATCTGACGATCTACAAGCCGCAGCTGACCTCCGTCACGTCGATCCTGACGCGGATCACCGGAAACGCCCTGCTTGTCGCGTCGCTGCTGATCGTGTGGTGGTTCCTCGCGCTGGCCAGCGGTCCCGAAGCCTTCGCAACCGCGAACGGTCTCATCACCTCCATCCTCGGCGATCTGGTGATGCTCGGCTCGGTCTGGGCGCTCTGGTACCACTTCCTCGCCGGTTTGCGGCACCTCTACTGGGACACGGGCCGCGGCCTGGACCTCGAGACGGCTTACAAGCTCGGCTGGGGCGTCGTCATCGGATCCGGCGTGCTCACCATCCTGACCATCATCGCGGTCTGA